CCGCCCCGAATGGCGGCCACGACATCGAATTACGCATTTCGCGCGCCCTTGCTGTCGCGCCCACCACCGATGGTTGGTACTTCCTACGCGTGGCATACCAAAACAAGCCCGTCACTGGCGATGACGTTATGCAGCTGGCCAGTGAGCGTGCCGCACTTCCTTGGGAAACGCAGACCACTTTGCAGATCCCGCGCAGTGACGTGAATGTCATCATCGGCGATAGCCGAGCGATTGTATCTGGGCGATACGCCTATGCAGGCCAAATAAATCAAAGTCTTATATCGACCACCGTCTGTAATGGACGGTCGATAGCGGCAAAACAGAATCCATCGAACTCCAGGACGCATCCATGAGTGCCAATTTCCAACAACTTGCCAACTTCATTTGGTCTGTCGCCGATCTGCTGCGCGGACCCTACCGCCCACCGCAATACGAGCGCGTGATGCTGCCACTCACAGTATTGCGCCGCTTTGATGCCGTTCTGGCTTCCAGCAAGGAAGCCGTGCTCAAGCGTCACGCCGTGTTGAGCAGCAAGGGCATTGCCAACATAGACGCCATCCTCAATAACTTGGCCAAAGATGAAGACGGCACGCTGCTGGGATTCCACAACCACAGCCAGCTCGACTTCTACAAGCTCAAGGGCGATCCGGACAACATCGGTCGGCACCTGGCCGACTACATCGCGGGCTTTTCTGAAAATATCCGCAAGATTTTCGAACGCTTCGAATTTGACAAGGAAATCGAGAAGCTTGAAGAGTCCAACCGCCTGTACCAGGTAGTCTCCCAGTTCGCCGAAATCGACCTGCACCCGCGTAAGGTCGACAACATCACCATGGGTTTGGTGTTTGAGGACCTGATCAGGCGCTTTAACGAAGCTGCCAACGAGACGGCCGGTGATCACTTCACCCCGCGTGAAGTTATTCAGCTAATGGTTAACCTGCTGCTGGAACCCGACACCAGCGTGCTCACTCAGGCAGGCGTCATTGTCACCATCTGCGACCCCGCTTGCGGCACCGGCGGCATGCTGGCCGAGGCGCAGAATTGGATCCGCGCCCACAACGATCAAGCCACGGTCAAGGTTTTTGGGCAGGACTATAACCCACGCTCTTACGCAGTGGCCGCCTCCGACCTCTTGATCAAGGGCCACAAGGATGGCCAGGTAGTGCTGGGTAACACCCTCACCGATGACCCGTTTCCCGATCATCGCTTCGACTACCTGCTGGCCAACCCGCCCTTCGGCGTGGACTGGAAAGCCGAGAAGAAGATCATCGACCTATGGCCCAATTTCCGTGGCTACAGTGGCAAGCTGCCACGCATAAACGACGGCGCCCTGTTGTTCCTGCTCTACATGATGAGCAAGTTTCAGGACTACAAGGCCGGTGACCGCGATAAGCCAGGCTCGCGCATGGCCGTCGTGTTCAACGGCTCGCCCCTGTTTACCGGCGCCGCCGGCAGTGGCGAAAGCGACATCCGCCGCTGGATCATCGAGCGCGATCAGCTCGAAGCGATCATCGCTTTGCCCGAGCAGATGTTCTA
This genomic interval from Kosakonia sacchari SP1 contains the following:
- a CDS encoding type I restriction-modification system subunit M, whose translation is MSANFQQLANFIWSVADLLRGPYRPPQYERVMLPLTVLRRFDAVLASSKEAVLKRHAVLSSKGIANIDAILNNLAKDEDGTLLGFHNHSQLDFYKLKGDPDNIGRHLADYIAGFSENIRKIFERFEFDKEIEKLEESNRLYQVVSQFAEIDLHPRKVDNITMGLVFEDLIRRFNEAANETAGDHFTPREVIQLMVNLLLEPDTSVLTQAGVIVTICDPACGTGGMLAEAQNWIRAHNDQATVKVFGQDYNPRSYAVAASDLLIKGHKDGQVVLGNTLTDDPFPDHRFDYLLANPPFGVDWKAEKKIIDLWPNFRGYSGKLPRINDGALLFLLYMMSKFQDYKAGDRDKPGSRMAVVFNGSPLFTGAAGSGESDIRRWIIERDQLEAIIALPEQMFYNTGIGTFIWVVTNRKAEHRKGKIQLIDARERYTPMKRSLGDKRRYLDQVALDTVTREHGAMENSKTSRVFDNTDFGYRRITVLRPLRLRFQITDEARERFLNTCPELYDALQAVQDTLGSEPLLDWNDTWETVQQVFKDQPNDVEGWAKGAKGSAQKKIFRDCFTVVDPEAAPVIAKRHKKSDVTICSELFPHQSLPTMTSGELYALLGLHTEDKALVEYEPDPTLKDTENIPLKEDIVNYVLREVRPYVLDAWIDRETLDEQDGGIGKVGYEINFNRVFFKYQPPRPLEVIDAELAGVEQRILDLLHEVTK
- a CDS encoding AlbA family DNA-binding domain-containing protein, producing MKILKTLKTGVNKNEFSRGSYRVSLEGQLLDQKSLRAVTGKKTDWNEIAKDCITFANATGGRLLFGIVDGQSTPRADQHIPSDLLDTVRRKLADRTVNVSVLPDVVTAPNGGHDIELRISRALAVAPTTDGWYFLRVAYQNKPVTGDDVMQLASERAALPWETQTTLQIPRSDVNVIIGDSRAIVSGRYAYAGQINQSLISTTVCNGRSIAAKQNPSNSRTHP